Proteins co-encoded in one Marinobacter gudaonensis genomic window:
- the tenA gene encoding thiaminase II: MPYQFDDLKERCRDEWQAYIQHRFVTQLGDGSLASESFQHYLKQDYLFLIQFARAFALAAYKSPTLADLRQAKDGLQAIVDVELGLHIDYCKAWGISEQELAELPEARATLAYTRYVLDTGNRGDLLDLHVALSPCMVGYGEIANWLNDRPETARGDRNPYDAWISMYESDEFQDAMKAEIRWLDKRLAEISPARFEQLARIFSDATRLEIDFWEMGLTLSN; encoded by the coding sequence CAAAGAACGCTGCCGGGACGAATGGCAGGCTTATATCCAACACCGCTTTGTTACTCAATTGGGTGACGGATCGCTGGCTTCTGAGTCCTTTCAACACTATTTGAAGCAGGACTACCTGTTTTTGATTCAGTTCGCCCGCGCCTTTGCACTGGCCGCCTACAAAAGCCCGACCCTTGCGGATCTGCGACAAGCAAAGGACGGGCTGCAGGCGATCGTGGATGTGGAGCTTGGGCTTCACATCGATTACTGCAAAGCCTGGGGTATTTCAGAGCAGGAACTGGCCGAGTTGCCTGAAGCCCGGGCGACGCTGGCCTACACCCGATACGTTCTGGACACCGGCAACCGCGGGGATCTGCTCGATCTTCACGTGGCCCTGTCACCCTGCATGGTCGGTTACGGGGAAATTGCCAACTGGCTGAACGACCGACCAGAAACGGCTCGCGGCGACCGCAACCCGTACGATGCGTGGATCAGCATGTACGAGAGCGACGAGTTCCAGGACGCCATGAAGGCGGAGATCCGCTGGCTTGACAAGCGCCTGGCGGAGATTTCACCGGCCAGGTTCGAGCAACTGGCACGCATTTTTAGTGACGCGACCAGGCTGGAAATCGATTTCTGGGAGATGGGACTGACACTGAGCAACTGA
- the mtgA gene encoding monofunctional biosynthetic peptidoglycan transglycosylase, giving the protein MAKASIGVTLVRWLSITFAGIAALCFSIILLLRFFDPPTSAFMVAYQMQGDGSPIAQQWVPLSEISPWMPLAVVASEDQRFPEHWGVDFRAIRQAVSEYRAGEGLRGASTITQQTAKNLFLWNGRSFARKGLEAVLALAIDVLWPKARVLEVYLNIAEFGPGVYGVEAASHAYFGKSARSLSAYEAASLAAVLPNPKVLSVRSPSSYVRDRVDWILGQMAQLGRGYLREI; this is encoded by the coding sequence ATGGCCAAAGCGTCAATTGGCGTCACTCTGGTGCGTTGGTTGTCTATCACCTTTGCCGGTATTGCGGCCTTGTGTTTCTCCATCATTTTGCTGCTCCGGTTCTTCGACCCTCCCACGTCGGCATTTATGGTGGCTTATCAGATGCAAGGGGATGGAAGCCCCATCGCCCAACAGTGGGTGCCGCTGTCGGAGATCTCGCCCTGGATGCCTTTGGCCGTCGTCGCGAGTGAGGATCAGCGTTTTCCGGAGCATTGGGGCGTCGATTTTCGAGCCATTCGCCAGGCAGTCTCCGAGTATCGGGCCGGCGAGGGGCTTCGCGGCGCCAGTACGATCACCCAGCAAACCGCGAAGAATCTTTTTCTCTGGAATGGTCGAAGTTTTGCCCGAAAGGGTCTTGAGGCAGTGCTCGCGCTGGCCATTGATGTTCTATGGCCGAAAGCGAGGGTGCTGGAGGTGTACTTGAATATCGCCGAGTTCGGCCCCGGGGTTTATGGCGTGGAGGCGGCCAGTCATGCGTACTTCGGCAAGTCCGCTCGCAGTCTCTCCGCTTACGAGGCAGCAAGCTTGGCGGCAGTCCTGCCCAACCCCAAAGTGCTCAGCGTCCGCTCGCCCTCATCTTACGTGCGGGACCGAGTTGACTGGATCCTCGGGCAGATGGCGCAACTGGGGCGAGGTTATCTCCGAGAAATTTAG
- a CDS encoding MAPEG family protein translates to MTTELLYLTLTTLLTAVLWIPYIINRIVVRGPKEAMGYPDNPAPQSPWAQRLMKAHQNAVENLVVFASLVLITQSLGVSTEATATASVVYFWMRMAHAVAFTFKIPFLRTISFLISFGAQMVFVWTLLSL, encoded by the coding sequence ATGACAACCGAACTTCTATACCTGACACTGACCACTTTGCTTACGGCGGTTCTTTGGATTCCCTATATCATCAACCGCATTGTCGTGAGGGGGCCCAAAGAAGCCATGGGCTATCCGGACAACCCGGCGCCTCAGTCGCCCTGGGCGCAAAGGTTAATGAAGGCGCACCAGAACGCAGTCGAGAACCTCGTCGTCTTCGCATCACTCGTTTTGATCACCCAGTCTCTGGGCGTGAGTACGGAGGCAACAGCGACCGCGAGCGTGGTGTACTTCTGGATGCGAATGGCTCACGCTGTCGCTTTCACATTCAAAATCCCATTCCTCCGGACCATCTCGTTCCTCATCAGTTTTGGCGCCCAGATGGTGTTCGTCTGGACTCTACTGAGCTTATGA